The following proteins are encoded in a genomic region of Coffea eugenioides isolate CCC68of chromosome 6, Ceug_1.0, whole genome shotgun sequence:
- the LOC113773332 gene encoding uncharacterized protein LOC113773332: MGGGMETNKNRWIEDWSTARENLEYNFRWTRRNLALVGIFGVAIPVLIYKGIVREFHMQDEDAGRPYRKFL; the protein is encoded by the exons ATGGGCGGAGGAATGGAAACAAATAAGAACCGTTGGATCGAAGATTGGTCAACGGCCAGAGAGAATCTGGAGTACAACTTCCGATGGACCCGCCGGAACCTGGCTCTCGTCGGCATCTTCGGCGTCGCCATCCCGGTCTTAATCTACAAGGGCATCGTCCGTGAATTC CATATGCAAGATGAGGATGCAGGGAGGCCATACAGGAAGTTCTTATGA